The sequence below is a genomic window from Thiomonas intermedia.
CAAGGGAGCGCCCAGCGCGGCCATCACGCGCTGCAGCGCGGCTCCGAGGGTTTCGCCGGTGCGGGTGTCGCACCAATGTTGGCCGCTCCATACATAGTGGTGGGCCCCCACGCGCGACGCAAGCCAGACCTGGTGGGTGGGCTGCTGCAGATTGACAATGACCTGATCGCCGCTGTCGAGCTCCAGGCGGAGCACCGAACCATCGCGCTTGGAGTCCAGATCGGCCGCGTCGGCCGCCGCCTCGATGGCGGCCATGGCCTGTTCGGCCAGCTGCAGGTAACGGGTATCGTCGAGCGAGTCGGACATGGGGTGGCTGATACACTGATTTTCAATGGACAGACAGCTTAATCGACCGCGATTCTGGCGTGCCGCATCTCGACTGATGGCCGCGCTGGGGGTGATTGTTTTGCTCAGCGCCTGCGGCCAGACCGGCCCCTTGTACCTGCCCCCGCCCGCTTCAGCGCAAGCGGCATCGGCCGCATCGCGCTGAAGCGCCGCGGCGCCCTTCCCTCTCCCCGATGAAGACCTCTACCCTTTCCACCCTGCCCGGACATCCCCATATCGTCTACAACGGCGCGACCCTGCAGATCGAACAGGTCACGGCGTCGTCGGTGGCCGAGGCCTTCGGCACGCCGACCTACGTCTATTCGCGCGCCGCGATCGAAGAGGCGGCACAGCTCTACAGCCAGGCTGCGGCGGCAAGCCCGGTGCCTGTGGCCTTGCGCTACGCGGTGAAGGCCAATTCCACCCTGGCCGTGTTGCAGTTGCTCGCGCGGCTGGGCTGGGGCTTCGACATCGTCTCGGGCGGGGAGCTCAAACGGGTGCTGGCCGCAGGCGGCGATGCGGGCAAGGTGGTGTTTTCCGGCGTCGGCAAATCGGCCGAAGACATGCGCCTGGCGCTGGATGTCGGCGTCGAATGCTTCAACGTCGAATCGCCCAGCGAGCTTGCGGCGCTCAACCGCGTGGCACAAGCCGCGGGCAAGCTCGCCCGCGTCGCTCTGCGTGTGAACCCGGATGTCGATGCCGGCACCCATCCCTACATCTCCACCGGGCTGAAGACCAACAAGTTCGGCATCTCGCAGGACCAGGCTGCGCAGCTGGCGTTGCAGACCGCGCAGCTCGATCATGTGCAACTGGTGGGCATCGCCAGCCATATCGGCTCGCAGATCACGACCGTCGAGCCCTATCTGGATGCACTGGACAAGGTGCTGGATCTGGTGGAAGACATCGAGCGCAAGGGCGCGAAAATCGCCCACATCGATCTGGGCGGTGGCCTGGGCATTCGTTACACCGATGAGACGCCACCCACGCCGCACCAGTGGTTGACGCCGCTGCTGGCGCGCATCACGGCCAGGGGCTTTGGCCATCGCACCGTCGTAATCGAGCCTGGCCGCTCCATCGTGGGCAATGCCGGCGTACTGCTGACACGCACCCTGTTCCTCAAGTCCACCCCGGCCAAGCACTTCGCCGTGGTCGATGCCGGCATGAACGACCTCATCCGTCCAGCGCTCTATTCAGCGGAACAGGTCGTCGCCCCGGCCGAACGCCGCGAGGGTCACGCGCTGAAGTACGACATCGTCGGCCCGGTGTGCGAATCGGCCGACTGGCTGGCCCGCGACCGGGCTCTCGTACTGGAGGAAGGCGATCTGCTCGCCATCCTGTCGAGCGGCGCCTATGGCATGGTGATGGCGTCGAACTACAACAGCCGCGGTCGCCCTGCCGAAGTGATGGTTGACGGCGCGGCGACCACGCTGATCCGCCCCCGCGAAGCGACCGAACAGCTCTACGCCAGCGAACGGCTCTTGCCCTGATCGTCGGCGGGTCGCTCGCCCTTCAAGTGGGCACGGCGAGCCTGCGCCGCCCGCCAGGCCCACCACAGCCTCAACCCCAGAAGCACCGCGAGGATGAGGGCATAGACCGTCGGACTGGCGGTATTGTTCTTGGCCAGTTTGCCCCACCAGAAGTGAAACACCGCGACCACGCCGACCCCATACACCAGGCGATGCAGGGTCTGCCAACGGCGGGCGCCGAGTCGTTTGATCATGCCGTTGGTCGAGGTCAGCGCCAGCGGGGTCATCAACAACAGGGCGCTCATGCCAGCCAGCACGAAGGGATGTTTGGCGATGTCGCGAACGGCCATGTCGACACTGAAGCCGTTGACCAAACCCAGCCAGGCGGTGAAGTGCAGCAAGGCGTAGAAATACACGAACAGCCCGAACATCCGCCGCAACCGTGCCAGCTCAGCCCAGCCGGTCAGCTTGCGCAGCGGCGTGACGGCCAGCGTGATCAAGAGCAGCCGCAAGGCCCACAGACCTGTGGTCCAGATCACGGTCTGCTCGGGGTTCGGCCCCAGGTTGTTGCTCCAGCCGCGCCAGAACAGGCCCGCGAACGGCAACAGACACAGCAGGAAGATCAGTGGCTTGACCGCCCGCCCGCGCAGGAGACGGCGCGGCCAAGACAACGCAGTGGACGTGCCCATGATCAGAAGAACTTGGTCAGATTCATGCCCTGATACAGGCTGGCGACCTGCGCGCCGTAACCGTTGAACAACTGGGTAGGCACGCGCGGCGAAAACAAGCCGCCAAAGCCACCGCCCTGAC
It includes:
- a CDS encoding sulfite oxidase heme-binding subunit YedZ, producing the protein MGTSTALSWPRRLLRGRAVKPLIFLLCLLPFAGLFWRGWSNNLGPNPEQTVIWTTGLWALRLLLITLAVTPLRKLTGWAELARLRRMFGLFVYFYALLHFTAWLGLVNGFSVDMAVRDIAKHPFVLAGMSALLLMTPLALTSTNGMIKRLGARRWQTLHRLVYGVGVVAVFHFWWGKLAKNNTASPTVYALILAVLLGLRLWWAWRAAQARRAHLKGERPADDQGKSRSLA
- the cyaY gene encoding iron donor protein CyaY, with amino-acid sequence MSDSLDDTRYLQLAEQAMAAIEAAADAADLDSKRDGSVLRLELDSGDQVIVNLQQPTHQVWLASRVGAHHYVWSGQHWCDTRTGETLGAALQRVMAALGAPLLSLPSL
- the lptM gene encoding LPS translocon maturation chaperone LptM; this encodes MAALGVIVLLSACGQTGPLYLPPPASAQAASAASR
- the lysA gene encoding diaminopimelate decarboxylase; translated protein: MKTSTLSTLPGHPHIVYNGATLQIEQVTASSVAEAFGTPTYVYSRAAIEEAAQLYSQAAAASPVPVALRYAVKANSTLAVLQLLARLGWGFDIVSGGELKRVLAAGGDAGKVVFSGVGKSAEDMRLALDVGVECFNVESPSELAALNRVAQAAGKLARVALRVNPDVDAGTHPYISTGLKTNKFGISQDQAAQLALQTAQLDHVQLVGIASHIGSQITTVEPYLDALDKVLDLVEDIERKGAKIAHIDLGGGLGIRYTDETPPTPHQWLTPLLARITARGFGHRTVVIEPGRSIVGNAGVLLTRTLFLKSTPAKHFAVVDAGMNDLIRPALYSAEQVVAPAERREGHALKYDIVGPVCESADWLARDRALVLEEGDLLAILSSGAYGMVMASNYNSRGRPAEVMVDGAATTLIRPREATEQLYASERLLP